Within Streptomyces antibioticus, the genomic segment CGCGGATGCCCGCGGCTTCGAGCGCCTCGTTGAGCCCGATCTCCTGGGTGGCCATCGACTTGACCTTGACGACCTCCGACTCGCCGGTCGCCCGCACCAGTTCGACGACGATCCGGTTGGCGTCCTCGGCGTCGGCCGCCCAGTGGACGGTGCCGCCCGCCGCCGTGACCTTCTCCTCCAACTGGACGAGATACCGGTCGAGATGACGCAGCGTGTGGTCCTTGATCCGCTTGCCTGCCTCCCGCAGTTCCGCCCAGTCGGAGACCTCGGCGACCGCCCTGGCGCGCTTGGCGCGGATGGTGTGCGTGGCGTGCCGCAGATTCCCGCGCAGTCTCGCATCGGCCACGGCCGCCCGCGCGGCCTCCGGGAACGCCGGCATCCCGACGAACGTGCCGCTCATCGCCCGGCCTCCCCGTCCTCTTCCGTGCCCGCCAGGATCTCCGCGATGTGCACCGGTCTGAGGCCCGACCTCAGCCGGGTCATGGTCCCGCCGAGGTGCATCAGGCACGAGTTGTCGGCCGCGCACAGCACCTCGGCGCCCGTCGACTCGGCGCTGCGCACCTTGTCCGTGCCCATCGCCGCTGACACGTCCGCGTTCTTCAGCGCGAAGGTGCCGCCGAAACCGCAGCACTCCTCGGCGCCCGGCAGCTCGACCAACTCCAGCCCCTTGACGGCCCGGAGCAGCCGAAGGGGCCGGTCCCCGAGTCCCAGGCCGCGCAGTCCGTGACAGGTCGGGTGGTAGGTCACCGTGTGCGGGTAGTACGCGCCGACGTCCGTCACCCCGACCACGTCCACCAGGAATTCCGTCAGCTCGTACGTCTTCGGCACCACGGGTGCCAGGGTCGCGGCCAGGCCGCCCCCGCGCCCCTCCGCCCGGGCCCGCTCGCCCAGGCGCGGATACAGCTCCCGCACCATCGCCCCGCAGGAGCCCGA encodes:
- a CDS encoding (Fe-S)-binding protein yields the protein MRVALFLTCVNDTLYPETGRAVVTLLTRLGVEVDFPAAQTCCGQAHYNTGYRHQAEPLARHFAEVFGEYDAIVTPSGSCGAMVRELYPRLGERARAEGRGGGLAATLAPVVPKTYELTEFLVDVVGVTDVGAYYPHTVTYHPTCHGLRGLGLGDRPLRLLRAVKGLELVELPGAEECCGFGGTFALKNADVSAAMGTDKVRSAESTGAEVLCAADNSCLMHLGGTMTRLRSGLRPVHIAEILAGTEEDGEAGR